One stretch of Astatotilapia calliptera chromosome 3, fAstCal1.2, whole genome shotgun sequence DNA includes these proteins:
- the LOC113012158 gene encoding uncharacterized protein LOC113012158 isoform X2 translates to MLTSEHRKTHGFNSAGRFLTTYKKDYGPVRERYPHLNSRDEPPPSSAFMSSFGILTPSVSVANQGVGSALAVHWMQELPGGQSSSLVKRMKVSSAVFCDGCGGKGVVVLSSTDGPSSCNDFLRNLLRESGLQHLLSPPQGCSAVDTNKDDQHWDKSAFLWGLSASSLQNSLAVQGDLSALS, encoded by the exons ATGCTTACATCGGAGCACCGGAAG ACTCATGGTTTCAACAGTGCAGGGAGATTTCTCACCACTTACAAGAAGGACTATGGACCCGTCAGGGAGCGCTACCCACATCTGAACTCCAGAGATGAG cctcctccttcttctgccTTCATGTCTTCATTTGGCATCCTCACACCTTCCGTTTCCGTGGCAAATCAGGGCGTTGGCTCCGCCCTGGCGGTACACTGGATGCAGGAGTTGCCAGGGGGACAGAGCTCTTCCTTGGTCAAGAGGATGAAAGTCAGCAGCGCGGTGTTTTGTGATGGATGTGGTGGAAAAG GTGTGGTTGTGCTGTCTTCCACCGATGGGCCGTCCAGCTGTAATGATTTTCTAAGAAATCTACTGAGAGAAAGTGGACTGCAGCACCTGCTCAGCCCTCCTCAAGGCTGCTCTGCTGTTGACACAAACAAAG ATGACCAGCACTGGGATAAGAGTGCCTTCTTGTGGGGTTTGAGCGCCTCCTCCCTCCAGAACTCTTTAG ctgtgcaaGGGGACCTGAGTGCTTTGAGCTGA
- the LOC113012158 gene encoding uncharacterized protein LOC113012158 isoform X1 produces MLTSEHRKTHGFNSAGRFLTTYKKDYGPVRERYPHLNSRDEPPPSSAFMSSFGILTPSVSVANQGVGSALAVHWMQELPGGQSSSLVKRMKVSSAVFCDGCGGKGVVVLSSTDGPSSCNDFLRNLLRESGLQHLLSPPQGCSAVDTNKDDQHWDKSAFLWGLSASSLQNSLGQGSRCARGPECFELKTICQSSALPQAHVQPATYCTETRRKLPQTRVPVQLWP; encoded by the exons ATGCTTACATCGGAGCACCGGAAG ACTCATGGTTTCAACAGTGCAGGGAGATTTCTCACCACTTACAAGAAGGACTATGGACCCGTCAGGGAGCGCTACCCACATCTGAACTCCAGAGATGAG cctcctccttcttctgccTTCATGTCTTCATTTGGCATCCTCACACCTTCCGTTTCCGTGGCAAATCAGGGCGTTGGCTCCGCCCTGGCGGTACACTGGATGCAGGAGTTGCCAGGGGGACAGAGCTCTTCCTTGGTCAAGAGGATGAAAGTCAGCAGCGCGGTGTTTTGTGATGGATGTGGTGGAAAAG GTGTGGTTGTGCTGTCTTCCACCGATGGGCCGTCCAGCTGTAATGATTTTCTAAGAAATCTACTGAGAGAAAGTGGACTGCAGCACCTGCTCAGCCCTCCTCAAGGCTGCTCTGCTGTTGACACAAACAAAG ATGACCAGCACTGGGATAAGAGTGCCTTCTTGTGGGGTTTGAGCGCCTCCTCCCTCCAGAACTCTTTAGGTCAGGGCAGCCG ctgtgcaaGGGGACCTGAGTGCTTTGAGCTGAAAACCATCTGTCAGAGCAGCGCCCTGCCTCAGGCCCACGTACAGCCAGCAACTTACTGCACAGAGACTAGGAGGAAGCTGCCGCAAACAAGAGTACCAGTTCAACTATGGCCCTAA